One genomic window of Punica granatum isolate Tunisia-2019 chromosome 1, ASM765513v2, whole genome shotgun sequence includes the following:
- the LOC116192478 gene encoding 60S ribosomal protein L8-1-like, whose amino-acid sequence MGRVIRAQRKGAGSVFKSHTHHRKGPARFRSLDFGERNGYLKGVVTEIIHDPGRGAPLARVSFRHPFRYKKQKELFVAAEGMYTGQFVYCGKKATLVVGNVLPLRSIPEGAVVCNVEHHVGDRGVLARASGDYAIVISHNPDNDTTRIKLPSGSKKIVPSGCRAMIGQVAGGGRTEKPLLKAGNAYHKFQVKRNCWPKVRGVAMNPVEHPHGGGNHQHIGHASTVRRDAPPGQKVGLIAARRTGRLRGQAAATASKADKA is encoded by the exons ATGGGTCGCGTTATCCGGGCGCAGCGTAAGGGTGCGGGATCCGTGTTCAAGTCCCACACCCACCACCGCAAGGGCCCCGCCCGTTTTCGCAGCCTCGACTTCGGCGAGCGCAATGGCTACCTGAAGGGCGTCGTCACCGAGATCATCCATGACCCCGGTCGTGGGGCCCCTCTGGCCCGTGTCTCCTTCCGCCACCCCTTCCGTTACAAGAAGCAAAAGGAGCTCTTCGTCGCGGCCGAGGGTATGTACACCGGTCAGTTTGTCTACTGCGGGAAGAAGGCCACCCTCGTCGTCGGCAACGTACTGCCCCTCCGGTCCATCCCTGAGGGAGCTGTCGTCTGCAACGTCGAGCACCACGTCGGGGATCGCGGGGTCCTTGCTCGCGCCTCCGGCGATTACGCCATTGTCATCAGCCACAACCCTGACAATGACACCACTAG GATCAAGCTTCCATCTGGGTCCAAGAAGATCGTGCCGAGCGGGTGCAGGGCAATGATTGGGCAAGTTGCTGGAGGGGGTAGGACTGAGAAACCGCTCTTGAAGGCAGGTAATGCCTACCACAAGTTCCAAGTGAAGAGGAATTGCTGGCCAAAGGTCCGTGGTGTGGCCATGAACCCCGTTGAGCATCCCCATGGAGGTGGTAACCACCAACACATTGGCCATGCCAGCACTGTCAGGCGTGACGCGCCGCCCGGGCAGAAGGTCGGTCTCATTGCTGCTCGCAGGACTGGTCGGCTCCGTGGACAGGCTGCTGCCACTGCTTCTAAAGCCGACAAGGCTTGA